From a single Nymphaea colorata isolate Beijing-Zhang1983 chromosome 4, ASM883128v2, whole genome shotgun sequence genomic region:
- the LOC116252302 gene encoding uncharacterized protein LOC116252302, which yields MTLAVVPEGPAAAQPCPKVCFSFAAYAKNVISHLKSCQIPVAEGLSDEEFSKIERSLNFTFPPDLRSILSEGLPVGIGFPDWRLSTFRQLRMMFDLPMSGIVYGVAKGWFWHDAWGPRPDGAEEAIARAKERLREAPVLVPIYSHCYIPSSPVISGNPVFLIHDAHFYYAGFDVADFFQREAFVPLGFRPCDALVPARCSLGDDQAVPETPVRSGGNTPRKAASQARMISRYKYFNGDRKHPLPSNALNRFTMQAPAWVAKAARRIDFWSDLVEGNGWSNRNGDAAAVASREARDAKEREEEEVEVEMAVEEEVGLNAGWVEAYLVEMEGRLRRGGWKEDDIREMVGDNGEAREPAWPSSPDRESLASHVRLLSTALCKAGWSEQDVIEALGLFEEDDRVEIVPVENGGQ from the exons ATGACGTTGGCGGTGGTGCCGGAAGGGCCAGCGGCAGCACAGCCGTGTCCGAAGGTCTGCTTCTCTTTCGCGGCCTACGCGAAGAATGTGATCAGCCACCTGAAGAGCTGCCAAATCCCGGTGGCGGAGGGGCTCTCCGATGAGGAGTTTTCAAAGATTGAGCGCAGCTTGAACTTCACCTTCCCGCCCGACCTCCGGTCGATCTTGAGCGAGGGCCTCCCTGTCGGCATCGGCTTCCCAGACTGGCGATTGTCGACGTTCCGGCAGCTGAGGATGATGTTCGACCTGCCGATGTCCGGGATCGTTTACGGGGTCGCTAAGGGCTGGTTCTGGCACGACGCTTGGGGGCCGAGGCCGGACGGTGCGGAGGAGGCCATTGCCCGAGCCAAGGAGCGCCTGAGGGAGGCGCCGGTCCTTGTGCCGATCTACAGCCACTGCTACATTCCCTCCAGTCCGGTGATCTCCGGCAACCCCGTCTTCCTCATCCACGACGCGCACTTCTACTACGCGGGCTTCGACGTCGCCGACTTCTTCCAGCGCGAGGCCTTCGTGCCCCTTGGATTCCGCCCATGCGACGCGTTGGTCCCGGCGAGATGCTCCCTGGGCGACGACCAGGCCGTGCCGGAGACTCCCGTTCGGAGCGGCGGCAACACGCCGAGAAAAGCGGCCTCCCAGGCCCGGATGATCTCCAG GTATAAATACTTCAACGGCGACCGGAAGCACCCGTTGCCAAGCAACGCGCTGAACCGGTTCACGATGCAGGCGCCGGCGTGGGTCGCGAAGGCCGCTCGGCGGATCGACTTCTGGTCCGACCTGGTGGAGGGGAACGGCTGGTCCAACCGCAATGGCGACGCGGCAGCGGTGGCGTCGAGGGAGGCGCGAGATGCGAAAGagcgggaggaggaggaagtggAGGTGGAGATGGcagtggaggaggaggtggggcTGAACGCCGGGTGGGTGGAGGCCTACCTTGTGGAGATGGAGGGGAGGCTGAGGAGGGGCGGGTGGAAGGAGGACGACATCAGGGAGATGGTCGGCGACAACGGCGAGGCGAGGGAACCGGCGTGGCCATCATCGCCGGACAGGGAAAGCCTGGCGTCGCACGTCCGGCTGCTGTCGACGGCGCTCTGCAAGGCCGGGTGGAGCGAGCAGGACGTCATCGAGGCGCTGGGGCTTTTCGAGGAAGACGACAGGGTGGAGATCGTGCCGGTGGAGAACGGGGGTCAATGA